CCGGCCATCTGATCGCCGGCCGTCTGATGGTCAGCCATGTGATCGTCAGCCATCGGAGAATCTCCCATCAGAGGATCACCACGGACCGCAGAACCTCGCCGCGCCGCATGCGGTCGAAAGCGGCCTCGACGTCGGTCAGCGCGATCTCCTCGCTGACGAACACGTCGAGGTCGAGCTTGCCGCGCTGGTAGAGGTCGACGAGCATCGGGAAGTCGCGGCTGGGCAGGCAGTCGCCGTACCAGCTGGACTTCAGCGCGCCGCCCCGGCCGAACACGTCGATCAGCGGCAGGTCCGGGATCCGCATCTGCGGCGTCGGCACACCGACCAGCACCACGGTCCCGGCCAGGTCGCGCGCGTAGAACGCCTGCTTCCAGGTCTCCGGCCGGCCGACCGCCTCGATCACCACGTCCGCGCCGAAACCGCCGGTCAGCTCCTGGATCGCGGCGACCGGGTCGGTCGTGGAGGAGTCGACGGTGTGCGTGGCGCCGAGCCGGGTCGCGGTCGCGAGTTTCTTGGCGTCGAGGTCCACCGCGATGATCGGGTTCGCCCCGGCCAGCGCCGAGCCCGCGATCGCCGCCGCACCGACCCCGCCGCAGCCGATCACCGCGACCGACTTGCCCCGGGTGACGCCCCCGGTGTTCACGGCGGCGCCGATGCCCGCCATCACCCCGCAGCCGAGCAGGCCGACGGCCGCGGGCCGCGCGCTCGGGTCCACCTTCGTGCACTGACCAGCCGCGACCAGCGTTTTCTCGGCGAACGCGCCGATGCCGAGGGCCGGGGTCAGCTCGGTTCCGTCCTCGAGCGTCATCTTCTGCTTGGCGTTGTGCGTGTTGAAGCAGTACCACGGCTCGGCGCGCCGGCAGGCCCGGCACTGGCCGCAGACCGCGCGCCAGTTCAGGATGACGAAGTCGCCGGGCTCGACCTCGGTGACGCCGGGGCCGACGGCCTCCACGATGCCCGAGGCCTCGTGGCCCAGCAGGAATGGGAACTCGTCGTTGATGCCGCCCTCCCGGTAGTGCAGGTCGGTGTGGCAGACGCCGCAGGCCTGCACCCGCACCACGGCCTCACCGGGCCCGGGATCGGGGACGTTGATCGTCACGATCTCCACCGGTGCGCCCTCGGTCCGGGCGATGACTGCCTTCACCTGCTGCATGGCACTCCTTCGTGTTCTGCTGACCAGGATGGTGCTGGATAGTGATGATATGGGTTCCCCGGCAGGCCCCAGGCCGTTCCTGTCGGCGGTTTCTGCCATCATCCGGCTCATGACGCTCGACCGCTCGGCGCTCGCGGGATCCGACGCCCCTGCGCCCTTCGACCCCGACCTGCTCGTCGCGATTCGCCGCCGCCTGACCGAGATCTGCGACGCCGCGCAGCAGCCGGCTCCCGCCGCCGACAACCCGTTCGCCGCGGTCCGCGATTACAGCGAACCCCGCGAGCTGGCGAAGACCCTCGCGGCGTGGGGCGATCGCGCGGAGCCGGCCGTGCCCGAACTCGTCCGGCTGCTGGCCGTCCGGCCCATCGTGGCGGCTCCGGCGCTGACCGCGATCGGCCGGCCGACCCCGGAGTGCGTGGCGGCGCTGCGGCGCGTCGCAGAGACCGCCGACGGCGCCGAGGCCGTCCCCGCGCGCCTCGCGGTGGCCCGGGCCGTACGGAGCCTGACAGGCGGCACCGGGGCGCTCCTGGCCGCCGTCCGGTTCGGGCTCAGCACCCCGAGCAAGGATGCCGACGACCGCGCCGCAGCAGCCGACGCCGCCACGGAACTCCCCGATCGCGCCGACCATGCCGAACTCCTCACCCCGCTCCTCCTGCGGGCGCTCCAGGCCATCCCGGTCCCGACCCCGAGCCTCCCGGCGCACCAGGCGCGTCTCAAGCTCGGCCACGCTCTCTGGCTCTTCACAGGCCGGCCCGAGTACGTGATCGAGGTACTGCGCAGCACACTTGATCTCGCCGGCGAAGACATCACCGCCTGGACCGTCGCCAAGGCGGCCGAACTTGCCGCGGACCTCGCGCCGGATCTCGGTCCGGCAGCGCGTGAGCTCGTCCCCGGTCTGGAAGCGGCGCTCGCCGATCCGGTTTCAGCCGGTGCCGCTGAGCGGGCGCTGAAATCCCCTTACTTCCGCAAATAAGCAAGGCATAGCACGAATACGGCCCGCCCCAAATAAGCGATCGATTTCACCGGAGAAGCGCTCGGCGTGCCGCCCTTGCGTGGGCGCATCTCGACCGGCACTTGGCGCACCACATATCCGGCTTTGATGGCTCTGACAAGTGTGTCGATCGTGTCGGCCAGATATTCGACCGGATACCAGGCCGCGTAATATTCGATGAGTTCGCGATTGCAGCTGCGCAGTCCGGACGTCGTGTCCGTCAGCCGCACCTTCGCCTGGCCGGAGATGACCAGGCTGAACAGCGTCATCGCCCAGCGGCGCGGGCCCTTGGCCTCGTAGTCGCCCTCGCCGGCGAAGCGGGCGCCGATCACCATGTCGGCGTCGGCCAGGCCGGCGATCAGCTTCGGGATGCTCTCCGGCAGGTGCTGGCCGTCCGCGTCGAACTGCACGGCGATCTGGTAGCCGTGGTCGCGCGCGTAGATGTAGCCGAGCCGTCTGGCGCCGCCGACGCCGAGATTGAACGGGAGTTCCAGGACGGCGACGCCGTGCGCGCGGGCTGTCTTCACCGTGGCGTCGGTCGATCCGTCGTCCACCACGAGGATGTCCACGTCCTGCAGGAAATCCTGGATCTCCTGCAGGACGTGGCCGATGGATTCTTCCTCATTCCACGCCGGAATGATGACAAGCACACTTTTCTGTGTCACGGATGCCCTAGCGCTGTGATGACTTTCTCCGGTCCCGGTCCGTCCCCGTCAACATATCCGGGCAGCGCGTGGCCTCGCTTGCGAACCGCCGAAATTCGCGCCCCGCGCTACGGCTGCTCCGTCCAGTTCTCGCTGGTGCTGCCGTTGCACGTGTAGATCTCGCCCTCGGCGTAGTTGGCCGTCGAAGCCCCGAGCACGCTCAGGCACTTGCCGGACTGCGCCCCGACGATCGTCCCCGCCGACCCCGACCCCGAGTTCACCGTCCACCGCTGGTTGGCGGCGCCGTTGCAGGTGTTCACGCCGACGATCGAGCGGTCGGCGGTCGCGCTGTTCTGCACCTCCAGGCACAGGCCGCTGGTCGCGCCGGTGATCGTGCCGTTCCCGTTCACCAGCCAGTGCTCGCTCAGGCTGCCGTTGCAGGTGTAGATGTCCGAGGTCGTGCCGGGAGCCGTGGACCCGCCGGTGACCGACAGGCACTTGCCGGACAGGCCGCCGACGAACGTGGTCGGGGCCGCGCCGGACGGGCCGCCGAAGGTGATCACGGCCGCGTCGCCGGCCGGGACCGAGGCGGAGAACGTCGGGGAGTCGACCGTGTACGACGTCGTCGTCGGGGCCGGCAGCGTGCCGTCGGACTGCACGCTCTGGCCGCCGAGCGTGATTCCGCTCTGCGCGGTCAGGCTGGCGGCCGACAGGTCGAACCGGGAGGCCGAAGCATAGGTCTGCGGCAGGTTCAGCTGGACCGAGGTCGCGCCGTTGCCCGCCGGATCCGCGACGTTGTCCAGCACGACCGTGACCGAGTTGTCGGCGTGCCGGACGGCGTAGGCCCGCACCGTCGCCGAGGCCGGGTTGCTGACCTGCAGGAAGCTGCCGGTCCCGACGGCGTGCACGGCGGCCAGGCCGTAGTACTCCGGCTGCGCGGACAGGTTGCCGGCCGCCGCGTCGGCGGCGGTCGCCGCGCACAGCGGGGTGTAGTACGGGAACGAGGACGTGCCATAGCACTGCGTCACAGTGCCGTGCATGTAGTACCCGGCCGCGCCCTCCTGCGCGAAGTTCAGCTCCTCGTCAACGGCCCACAGAGCCGAGGCGTAGACGTCCGAGACGCCCTGAACACCGCTGCACACCACCGAGTTGCCCTCGTCGATCACCGCCGGCAGCGACAGCCGGTTGGCGACCGACACCGCGCTGTCGGCGGCCGACGTCTCCTTCGAGTGGGTTCCGGAGGACAACAGGTCGGCGATGCTCGGCGCCGGGTTCGGGCTCCCGCAGTTGGACAGCGGGTAGTGGTGGCTGGTCAGCTCACTGATCTGCGGAGTCCCCATCGACGCCTGGTCGTTGACGAACGCGGTCTGCAACGCGCCGGTCGGCGAGGTGGCGGCGTCACTGCCCTCGATCGGCACGCCCGGCACCGCGGCCCGGATCGCCTGGACGTAGGCGTGGAAGTCGGTGACGTACTTTCCCGAGTTGCCGCTGTATTGCGGATACAGGTCCGGCTCGTTGCCGATCTCGATGTCCTGCAACGACGAGCCGAGCGCGGCCTCGGCGTGCGCGGCCTCGTCGGCGGCGCGCGCCGGGTCGTACTGCTTCATGTTCACGCCGAGGATGACCTTCCAGCCGCTGGCGCCGGCCAGGGTGGCGAGGTTGCTCAGGTCGGCGGGGGTGATGGTGGCGTCGGCCCAGGACGGCTGCGGCTCGTTGCTGGAAGTCCAGAAGGACTTGTCGA
This sequence is a window from Catenulispora sp. EB89. Protein-coding genes within it:
- a CDS encoding glycosyltransferase family 2 protein, with amino-acid sequence MLVIIPAWNEEESIGHVLQEIQDFLQDVDILVVDDGSTDATVKTARAHGVAVLELPFNLGVGGARRLGYIYARDHGYQIAVQFDADGQHLPESIPKLIAGLADADMVIGARFAGEGDYEAKGPRRWAMTLFSLVISGQAKVRLTDTTSGLRSCNRELIEYYAAWYPVEYLADTIDTLVRAIKAGYVVRQVPVEMRPRKGGTPSASPVKSIAYLGRAVFVLCLAYLRK
- a CDS encoding glycosyl hydrolase family protein; the protein is MRHALRPGGFSRRTSIVAGAAVLTAVAAIPTALAAQAPQTAVKAAATTTAGTTASTTAASATISVSAAGTGTSLATSDVGLSYEASFLAIPSFGQGNQFQYLKNLGTSVIRIGGNQVDKSFWTSSNEPQPSWADATITPADLSNLATLAGASGWKVILGVNMKQYDPARAADEAAHAEAALGSSLQDIEIGNEPDLYPQYSGNSGKYVTDFHAYVQAIRAAVPGVPIEGSDAATSPTGALQTAFVNDQASMGTPQISELTSHHYPLSNCGSPNPAPSIADLLSSGTHSKETSAADSAVSVANRLSLPAVIDEGNSVVCSGVQGVSDVYASALWAVDEELNFAQEGAAGYYMHGTVTQCYGTSSFPYYTPLCAATAADAAAGNLSAQPEYYGLAAVHAVGTGSFLQVSNPASATVRAYAVRHADNSVTVVLDNVADPAGNGATSVQLNLPQTYASASRFDLSAASLTAQSGITLGGQSVQSDGTLPAPTTTSYTVDSPTFSASVPAGDAAVITFGGPSGAAPTTFVGGLSGKCLSVTGGSTAPGTTSDIYTCNGSLSEHWLVNGNGTITGATSGLCLEVQNSATADRSIVGVNTCNGAANQRWTVNSGSGSAGTIVGAQSGKCLSVLGASTANYAEGEIYTCNGSTSENWTEQP
- a CDS encoding S-(hydroxymethyl)mycothiol dehydrogenase, whose product is MQQVKAVIARTEGAPVEIVTINVPDPGPGEAVVRVQACGVCHTDLHYREGGINDEFPFLLGHEASGIVEAVGPGVTEVEPGDFVILNWRAVCGQCRACRRAEPWYCFNTHNAKQKMTLEDGTELTPALGIGAFAEKTLVAAGQCTKVDPSARPAAVGLLGCGVMAGIGAAVNTGGVTRGKSVAVIGCGGVGAAAIAGSALAGANPIIAVDLDAKKLATATRLGATHTVDSSTTDPVAAIQELTGGFGADVVIEAVGRPETWKQAFYARDLAGTVVLVGVPTPQMRIPDLPLIDVFGRGGALKSSWYGDCLPSRDFPMLVDLYQRGKLDLDVFVSEEIALTDVEAAFDRMRRGEVLRSVVIL